The Cannabis sativa cultivar Pink pepper isolate KNU-18-1 chromosome 8, ASM2916894v1, whole genome shotgun sequence genomic interval GCTAGAACTAGAACTAGAGCGAAATGGCCACAGATATGACAATGGATGTCTCCTTCCATTATTTGTTCTAATGTTTTCCCTTTCACTGGtgttgctgctgctgctgctgtttCGATTAGTTGAGCTCCTGGCGTTATTAAGTCCTTGAGCTGGCAGTTCTTGGCGGCAAACAGGGCAAGAGTTGTGCTGGCTCAACCATGGTATAATGCAGTCCGAGTGATACAAGTGGTCACATGGCATTTGCCTCGCTTCAGATCCCAGCTCAAATTTATCTTTGCATACAGGACAGTGTGAATCAGAACGAAGATGCCTACTAGATATCTTGATAGTTGGCATGGCATCTATTAATGATCTGGCTGCTGGGGGAGGGCCTCGTCGTCGGTCATTAGTTGAAAGCTGCTCAAGTAGTTCTTCAAGCCCAGGGCCAATAAAATAATCGCCAACATTACCACGTGTTACACCAATGCCAGGAGTCCCACTAAAAAGAGATTCGAACCCACCGTTTCCGGACAACCTAAAAGGAATCTGTCCACCAAAGATTAACAAAGGACCAACCCCTGGGTTATGTTCAGGAACTAGATCTAGTCTATCGCTTCTGTCAACCATCCGTTGCCTCATAAACGTTGAGATAGAATCCAATAGTTGGAATCGCCGATCACGGTCACCCTCACTATCCAGATCAAACAAATCGACTGGATTGGCTGGCACAATATCATCAAGTTTTTCAATAAATCCACAATCACAGCTGGGGCAAACGGCATCTCGCCCTCGCAGTCGAATTGGCCGTCTACATCtgtagcaccaatgagtgtttCGGCCACTCATCCTCTTTCTCACTCTCACAAATCTTTAAGAGTATAGAATCCTACTCTAGTCCTTCGAACTCCTTAGGTCTTTCTTTAACTAATACCTGAAcggaaataaattaataaaagagaAGGTTTTATCTGCACATATTGACTAACAAACTAAAAAAAGATTGAATACAAAATGTGACATGCATATAAAACCGTAAACTGATTCAACTTCAATCATATAAAAAGTTCCGTTCCCAAAATTGACAACAAAAAGTCCAAAAAATTTCAAGCAACGGTTTTTCGAACATCAATGGTGCCCATTGGAAAGTTAAATCCCGCTAACGTTTAGAGGGTGTACGATTGAGTCATGACGCTTAAGGAAATCGAATCGAAACTTCGTAGGTTTACTTCGCAGATCTAAAATAGCATTAAGCTCCATGTAAAAGAGAATTTCATAAAAATCCCgtatagaaaaaattagaaattcttACCAATCAAAATTACTCGCCAaatgattaaattaaaatgaatTAAATCAATTTCAAATTATTAGTATTATATCTTTTTTAGGTAAAAAGAAAAGAGCCCAAATCCAGAAGAAAACACGTCAAATTTCTACCCTTTTCATAACTGaacgaaaaataataaaaaaaagtcccGAATGGCTTAATCAAATAACAAAATGACATGACAATATCAAAGCTCACATCTTAACAAAAGAGATATAATCTTTGCATAAAATTCAAAAGAAATTGAACCAAATTGGGCGTTAgattagataattttttttttccagaaaTGCGTTAGATTAGATAATGAAAATACACATCTGATATCAAAATAAGAAACAAGGATGTACCTTGTGCAAATCGAGAAAAAACCAAGTGGATCCGAAAAACCAAAAACCGCCAGGAGCGAGAGAAGAAGAGATTGGATGAAACTCTAGGCTGGGCCAAGGGGATTTGAGTGGAAATTGgggttttttttagtttaatattattattcatttttatttatttaattagtaaGGGGAAGAGGGAGGAGAAGCCTAGGTGGGTTGTTGTCGCTTATCCTTAATTACACCGTTACACGTGGTGCTTTAaatcttttcttcttctctcacTGTGGACGTTGCTAACATTTTCTTGGTTTTAGTAATCACATGTTTcaatagataaataaatgaattgctacaaataaataaataaaaactttttatatatttgtatctgttataaatattattaattatgtggatgtccaaatcttttatttattaccattaattgtaattaacattacttttttcttaatttccctttttcttagtttcttaatatcttactcttgtatttgtataaataggggttcaccccattggaataaagaactcagaaattctcattcactttctctttctctcttcatcttcttcttctttcttctcatctactttatattattttatattattttataacacgttatcagcacgagtctctgcccaagcttcaagcatgagtctcttcctaagacccaatgtaagtattttgttaaaattcttgaattgtttcaaagtcacgatacactaaatatatatttatatatatacttatctgactgaaacaatttcaagaatcctttgttttctttttttctttttatctatatatatctatatattatatatgtatgtatatgtttttatatatttattattgattcatatatatatacatattatgtacttatcattcataatatttacaatatgtgtgtgtctatgatatgatagagaaaatctatataaattatacatatatccagaagattatgtatcatcgataaaatattgtgtTGTTACTAGAAtttcacaacaccaagaagtgtAATTTAGCTGGTAAAAGATAGAATTATTTGCAAGAATATAAATGCGAGTAGTCAACCTAAAACGGCGAGCACTCAAATGGGAATGCGAGAACAGACAACAAAGCCGGAAAAAATACAGAAGACGATgaaatatagtggttcagtcagattttgttctgcttagtccactgtagcaagggattcgtaggtccattttcacggtggatcacccctttatatacaaagcaggtgcccaatcggttacatgaggatcacatttattgttaatccattatttacacattaaaTTGTCATAATTAAACTcagacaacgttaacattaataaatatatgacagttactgaactcatcaacgtatgcgtccttcgcatctgcgagttgaccgttcgtgttccgtctgttgagttCGTGGGGTCGcacgtacgtttggaacgtctgcgtccttaggtgatCGCTCGTTACAAACATCGCATGCTGAAGTTGGTagcatctggacatgcgaacttacaTTGGTCcgttagggctattgggtcattgggaccaaaactgcatcatagggcaTTGGCCTCTATACTTGccgcggaggtatagagggaggcactcgcacatgttctgacatatgcgagttgggtctaccctgTATGATGAGGATTACGGTTATGCGGTGTGAATTAAGTCGCATCCGCGAtacctcgctggttttatcctgggcgaggtctaaacttcgagaagcctCTCCTGGACATTTCAGCCTTCACTGGAAGTCTGGATACACGTGTCCTTCAAGgaggggtctggtctcgagtttctaggtgagagaaatctcactataacacatgcccctagtttcgcgatgtgacttgagcggtcactgagggaaactactgctcgagagacaggtgaaaggttgtcacgaggaggtgaccttttggttgtcccatcgagggtttcgaaaaatgacggctgtaatgattaattttcattatctctaggatgccacgtcacgaaactcttcggttttcgtgtaggcgtggccatagctggccgttagattgggcgaccttaggcattctggttgccacgtgtcacaatcccaataaataagggatatgggtatttaaacgctttgatacgaatcaaatatCCCATTTTTCCCTCCTTTCTCTTAACTTCTCCCCAGTATATACACCCCAGAAAAAAGAAATTCATTCCAACTTTTCTGTCATTTTCCACAGCATTTTCattctcagaagtgatcgagaaCAACCGCAGGAATCGAAACTAAAGGTTAGCTTCTAAATCCCTGcattttcgttttctgttttttggGGAAAATGTGCTTTCTTTCTGGTTTTGGGTGCTTATGGAAAACTCTTTTAGGAGGGTATGCTAGtgggtatttatgtgttttggTCAATGATACTGGGTAATACTCATAGTGTAGGGCCTGTAAATTGACATAACCGCAAAAAACTGATCACTACTGATTCACGTCTTCGAATGCTCGCGGAcattcggatgaacaatttgaatacTCGCGAGGGTTCGGTTGAACAACTTGAATAATCGCATGTTTCCAAACTTATTTCTGTTTAACTGTTGATTAGACCTTTTAGGATCTTTTCGtgtcgcgggctgagtggtaagagtattaattgccatttcaaatggtgggtgtgtcacagtattctaatggccatatacgcgattatatgtcccttgagatactgtgatacgcccagccatttgttgacgtgcgttaATGCTCGAATGATCGTACTTTTTGGTTGGTAGGTtgtctcgaaacggtgggtgtctcccagtaacttcagggttatgctcgaaaatgcatacttcttgagtcactgggaaacgcccagccgtttctggaggtataccgcacaaccgaggatgcgtgaattactcgcCCAAAGATAGTTACATTTCTTCTCGCATATCGATAGAAGGGTCAGTTTTCGCACAGAGTCTGACTTTCTTGCTGAATGCGACTTTTATAGTTTGCtacgggtgagatcacttatctttatcttttcacacattcatcacgctgaaaagatcttgtatctttcagatgagcgatctatcggataGCCAGCAGCTCGGATCAGGAGGTCGCGCCTTTGACGGGGAATCGGACCAGGAGAGGgacagttttctccctacggacatctccgaaatggaggctgcggagatagagttaggtccgatgtcttctgtgGAGATCGAGAAGATGGTACAGGAGCTTACTGAACCTGGGGCAATCGATATCCGAGATAGCGAATCCACAGTGTCAGCACGCGACTACCTCATCCATACGAGGCAGGCTcctgacatcgaggtcgaggaggtggaggagggatGGACTACTCCAGCCCGCGAGTCAggtggggaagaagaggaagcggaAGGGAGCGGGACGGACTCGGTTGACGACTCCCAACTGAACGAGCCTTTCTCATGCGAAGACCTAGTCTCGAGAGTCGTCAAATCTGACTTCACCACTTTCGTGAGGTTAAATTTGTTGCGGCTTGCGTTTCAAAGTCCCAAACCCTCCCAGAGAGCGCATCTTCCGTtcaccaaccctgcgatcatcccCACAGAGGACGTGGTCATCTCAATACCTATTCTTCGATGTGGTGTATCAGTCCCATTTCATCCTTTCGTCGCAGCCATTCTTAGACGTTATGACGTATCGCCTTTTCAGCTAacacccaacagttatcgcactgttctagccttctatgcgatgtacatggagtacgcccatagagctccgtcagtagaggaatttagttatttttatgacataaagagcgtgggccttcataacggcttcttttgctttagtaaatgggcgacttctgaaatcaacGGGGTTGAGGGGATGGTTTCGAACATGGGTGACTGGAAGTCAAAatggttttatgtttttaaggttcctgggatcagaaccgactttaatcgcagacccagtATGTCGCATATTTGTTGACTTAGATAAAGTTTGTTACTCTGTTTTTCGAGATCTTTTGCTAACTCGTTCTTTTGTtgtcatcgcagatagaccagctcgaccaacGCTTAGCGCGAATAAGAAGGGGGTAGCTGAAATTCTTGGgagtcttccggtacaagatcgcgactggcgattgctGTGTACGACTGCCAAATTGCGAGAACACAAACTGATCCCCgagaacgcgagtcttcaacgggagccaGTATATAAAGAACCATCTGAGAGACAGCAGGAGCGGATAGATAAATGGCTTTCCAAGCAAACTCCTCGAGAAGCTTCAGGTAACTCGACCTTTTGCTATAACGTGATGGGTAGAGTCGTGATTTTTACTTATCTGTCTTTTATGCTTGTAGACATGACTTTCctgaagtctgcccctgtcctgaagatcaagcaAAAGGGTGGGACACCGGCATCTTCACCAGTCGtcgcccagaagaggaagagcgatgtgatgaCTTCGCTCGCTGCAGATTCCTCCAAGAAGTTGGCCAAGACCACTCAGGATAAGGGGAAGAAGGTTGTCATTGATTCTCCGTTCGCCCTCGCGACTTCCTGGCCATGCAGGAAAAATTACTGGCCGAGATTCCTTATGAGGAACTTGTTTCTCGATCTACTGAACTGGCCGTACAATCTGTGGCCTTGTTTATGAAAGCCGCGGCCACGCCTTCGAAGGAACttgactcgctgaagaggcagaacgcccattttcaagaaaacataaaGAGGCTGAAGCAGGAGGTGGCCAAGATGGAGGAACTTCACAAGGAGCTCGAGGAAGTCAACAGGGCCAAAGAACAGTTGGAGCTCGAGCTCAAGAAGTCGCAGGACACGATCGCTGAGATGGCTCGCGActtggaggctgagaaagagagTGGGAAAAAACAGTATGATCAGGCTGTGTCTGATTACATTTATACTACTCTCTCCAAGGTCcctgacttcgacttctcgctgCTTGGAGATGAAGCTGCTGAAATGGCTGAAGCCTTTCGCTCGATGTCTCCTACCCGGACTCAAGGCAACCTTCCAGATGAAATCGAGGGAGTGCAGGCTGAGGAGGTCGAGAATGAAGTTGTGAGCAAGATCGTGGATGAGGTCAATTTGCCCCGATGAGACTACTCCCGCtgcttgattattttctatcttagtttcactcttttttttttttatatatgcggtacacgggtactcgcactTTTGTACTTAAAGAATTTTATCTTactttttggacaaatttctatcctcgcggggatagtatgcattttaatatttacgcagtacaTGGGTACTTGCGATTTTATTTTCAACTTTGATCACAACTTGGTGTGACcgcgattatatatatatatatgcgactttaattacagaTTGGTGTAACAAAGTAGAAAAAACTTAACAGGCACTTTTATTCAAACAATCAGTAATACATGCGGGTATACatgcccctatacttaggaattATGTTGAACAATAAatgtctaagtataagtactcgaATCAAAGGACGCGAATATTACTGATAATagaatttcaagctctcgctattccatgctcgtgggaTCGCGGtcccatcgagtgttgcgagtcgataag includes:
- the LOC115698750 gene encoding probable E3 ubiquitin-protein ligase RHC1A, with amino-acid sequence MSGRNTHWCYRCRRPIRLRGRDAVCPSCDCGFIEKLDDIVPANPVDLFDLDSEGDRDRRFQLLDSISTFMRQRMVDRSDRLDLVPEHNPGVGPLLIFGGQIPFRLSGNGGFESLFSGTPGIGVTRGNVGDYFIGPGLEELLEQLSTNDRRRGPPPAARSLIDAMPTIKISSRHLRSDSHCPVCKDKFELGSEARQMPCDHLYHSDCIIPWLSQHNSCPVCRQELPAQGLNNARSSTNRNSSSSSNTSERENIRTNNGRRHPLSYLWPFRSSSSSSSNRNTRARTSSPTMRENNY